The sequence below is a genomic window from Cobetia sp. cqz5-12.
ACGTCTGGCCTCACCCAGCAGCGCAGACAAGGAGTCGTCATGCATCGTCAATTCGCGGTTATCGGACTGGGCTATTTCGGCAGCACCGTCGCGCGGGAACTCAGGCGCCATGACCATGAAGTGCTCGGCGTGGACGCCGATGAGAAGCGCCTCAATGCCGTGGCAGACCTGCTCACTCAAGCCGTGATCGCGGACCCCACCGATGAACATGCCCTGCAGGAGCTGGGGCTTGAGCAGTACGACGCCGTCTTGATCGATCTGGCCGACTCGATGGAACAGAGCCTGATCTGCGCGCTGCTGGCCAAGGAGCTCGGCGCGAGGGAGCTGTGGGTCAAGGCCACCTCGGACGCGCACCACAAGCTGCTCAGCCGCCTGGGTGTCGATCACATCGTGCATCCGGAGTACGACCTGGGCGTGCGCGTGGCGGAAAGCCTCGCCTACCATGCCATGGTCGACTTCATCCATCTCGGCGATCACCAGTTCGTGGTCGAGCTGGAGGTCAGTGCACGACTGGGCGATGACTGCCAGCAGCTCGATCAGCTGCCCATCGATGACGACATCAGCGTGATCGCGCTGCGCAAGGGCAAGACCCTCGATCGCCAACCCTCCGGCAACACGCGACTCTCCGCCGGCGACCACCTGGTCCTGATCGGCGAGCTGAGCGCGTTGCGCAAACTGGGAGCGCATCTATGAGGCAGCGCTACCGGCGCTATCTCCGCCCCCTGACCCGCAGCCCACGCGGGCCCATCATCCATCTGTCGCCGCCGGAGATTCTGCTGAGCGGCTTTCTGGGCCTCGGCATGCTGGGTGCCTGCCTGCTGAAACTGCCCGGCATGCATCAGGAAGGCTTGAGCTGGCTGTCGGCGCTGTTCACCGCCACCTCTGCCGTCACGGTCACCGGCCTCTCCGTCACGCCACTCAGCGACTTCACCCTCGCGGGGCAGGCCGTCGTGCTGATACTGATCCAGCTCGGTGGCCTCGGCTTCATGACCATCGCCGCCCTGTCGCTGGTGATGCTGGGCCAGCGCCTGCCGATGCATCAGACCAGCCTGCTGCGCGAGGCGCTCAATCGCAGCAGCTCACGCGAGATAGGCCGCCTGCTCAAGATCATCACCACCTTTGCGGTGACGCTCGAGCTGGCAGGCGCCTCCTTGCTGGCATTGGATTGGGTGCCCGAGTACGGCTGGCAGGAGGGACTCTGGCTCAGCCTCTTCCACTCGGTCTCGGCCTTCAACAATGCCGGCTTCACCCTATGGCCGGACAGCCTGATGCGCGAGGCGGCCAATCCCCTGACCAGTGGCGTGATCGGCATTCTGTTCATGACCGGCGGCATCGGCTTTGCCGTCATCGGCGAGCTGCGCGAGCGACGCCGCGAACATGGCTGGCGGGTGCTGCTGCGACCATCGCGCTTCTCGGTGCAGACCCGTCTGGTGATCGAGGCCACCGTGGCGCTCAACCTGCTGAGTCTGGTGGTGATACTGGCGCTCGAGTGGCGCAACCCCGGCACGCTGGGCGCCATGGCCAGTCATGGCGAACGCCTGCTCGCCGCCGCCTTCATGGCCATCACACCGCGCACTGCCGGTTTCAGCGTCATCGATTCCAGCGAGATGACACAAGCCTCGACCCTGTGGACCATGGCGCTGATGTTCATCGGCGGCGGCAGCGGCTCGACGGCCAGCGGCATCAAGCTGACCACCTTCGTGGTGCTGCTGCTGACCACACGCGCCTTCCTGCGCCGTGCGCCCTCCCCCACCCTGCATGGCCGCCGCATCGGGGATGACACCGTATTCAAGTCGATCGCCGTGGCGCTGGCGGCGATGCTGCTTATCTTCAGCATGCTGTTCGGCCTGACCATCACCGACCCGGACCACGCCTTCCTGACGCTGGCCTTCGAGACCGTCTCGGCCTTCGGCACTGTCGGCCTGAGTCACGGACTGACACCCGAGCTCTCGCCCGGCGGACAATTGCTGATCATCGCGACCATGCTGCTGGGCCGCACCGGACCACTCGCCCTCGGCTATCTGCTGGCGACCCGCAGCCGTCCCGGTATCAGCTATGCGCGCACCGAGCTCTCGATCGGCTGATGACATACGACAAACGACGCCTCAGAACGACGAAAGCCCCGACGCAGGACGTCGGGGCTTTCGTGAGCATGGTCACCCGCTCAGGGAGCGGCGGGTGATATCAGGCAATGGCCTCAGTGATCATCATCATGATCATCGTGGTCATCATGCTCTTCAAGACGCTGATGTGCGTGCGTCTCGCCGTCGTACTCATCCACTCGGGCCTTGAGCTTCTGACCTGGGCGGAATGTCACCACGCGACGCGCGGAGATCGGAATCTCCTCGCCTGTCTTGGGATTGCGCCCCGGACGTTCGCGCTTGTCACGCAGATCGAAGTTGCCGAAACCGGACAGCTTCACCTGTTCATTTTCCCGCAGGCAACCGCGAATCTCGTCGAAGAATACCTCTACCATCGACTTGGCTTCGCGCTTGGACATGCCGAGTTCTGCGTGCAGATGCTCGGCAAGTTCCGCCTTGGTCAACGCTCCCATGTCCGCTCCCTCGTTCAAGTGGCGACTCATGCTCTCAGCGCCGCCCCGAAACGTGTGTGGCCATCGGTGACGATCGCATCGACTAACTGATTGATTTCCTCATCATTCAGCGTGCGCGAAGGATGCTGCCAGGTCAAGCCCAGGGCGAGCGACTTGTGACCATCGGCTACCCCCTGGCCCTGATAGACGTCAAACAGGCGCAGGTCCGTCAGCCATTCACCGGCTTGCGAACGGATGGCGTCGAGCAGCGACTGCACGTGCACGCCCTCCTCGACCACGAAGGCCAGATCACGACGTACTTCCGGATACTTGGAGAGCGGTGCGAAGCGCGGCAGACGACCCGCACAGGCAGCGGCCAGCGTGATCTCGAACACGAACACCTCGACCTTCAGGCCAAGCTCAGCGCGCGCCGCCGGGTGCAGGGCACCCATCCAGCCCGCCGGCTCGCCATTGAAGAACAGCTGAGCGCACTGGCCCGGGTGCAGTGCCGGATGCTCGGCGGCTTCGAAGCGCCAGGCACCCAGATTGCCGCCCAGTGCCAGCAGTGCCTCGACATCGCCCTTGAGATCGAAGAAATCGACCTTGTCACGACCGCCATTCCAGCCTTCCGGCAGACGGGCGCCGGTGATCAGACCGCCGATCATCGGCGTCTGCTCGAGGGAGTCCAGCTCACCACGGAACACCAGACCGGTCTCGAACAAGCGCACGCGCGACTGCTGACGATTGAGGTTGTGGCTCAGCGCCTTGACCAACCCCGGCAGCAACGAGCTGCGCATGACGGCCATGTCGCTGGAAATCGGGTTGGCCAGTGCCGGCGCCACGCCGTGCGGGTCCAGCGTCTTCTGCAGCTCAGGGGCGACGAAGCTGTAGCTGATCGCTTCCTGATAGCCCCGCGCCACCAGCTGACGGCGCAGGCTGGTCAACGGCTGGGTGGTCTCATTGGCCACGGCCGGTGCCAGGCGCGCGTTCGGGCGGCTGACCGGCAGATTGTTGTAACCATGAATGCGCGCCAGCTCTTCGATCAGGTCAGCCTCGATGCTGACATCAAAGCGCCAGCTCGGCACCGTTACCTGCCATTGGCTGTCGCCATCGGCCGCAACCTGCATGCCCAGACGCTCGAGAATCTCGACGATCTCGGCATCCGGCAGTGCCATGCCCAGCGTGCGCTCGACACTGGCGCCGCTCAGGCTGACGACAGCGGCCTTGGGCAGCTCTGCATCGCTGGCGACCTCGATGATCGGGCCCGGCTTGCCACCGGTGATCTCGAGCAGCAGGGCTGTCGCGCGCTCGATGGCGTCACGCTGCAGCTGTGCGTCCACACCACGCTCGAAACGATGCGAGCTGTCGGTGTGCAGGCCGTAGCTGCGCGCCTTGCCAGCGACGCTCAACGGCGCGAAGAAGGCCGCTTCGAAGAAGATGTCGCGCGTCTCGGCGTTCACGCCACTGCCTTCGCCGCCCATCACGCCAGCGATGGCCAGCGGGCCCTTCTCGTCGGCGATGACCAGGGTGTCGTCACGCAGCGCGACTTCCTGACCGTCGAGCAGCGTCAGTGGCTCTTCAGCCGCTGCCATACGCACCTCGATACCACCGTTCAGGCGTGCCAGATCAAAGGCGTGCATCGGTTGGCCGAGCTCGAGCAGCACGTAGTTGGTGACATCGACGACGGGGTCGATGCTGCGGATACCACTGCGACGCAGACGCTCTTCAAGCCACAGCGGAGAGGTCGCGGCGACGTTGACGTCACGCACCACACGCCCCAGATAGCGCGGGCAGGCCTCTGGCGCGCTGACGGTGACAGGGAAGGTGTCATCGATCTGGGCGGCGACCGGCGCGATGCTCGGCGCCGTGACGGCAAGACGGTTGAGCACGCCGACTTCGCGCGCCAGCCCCTTGACGCTCAGGCAGTCGCCACGGTTCGGGGTCAGATCGACCTCGATGGCATTGTCATCAAGATTCAGGAATTCGCGGGCATCACGGCCCACCGGCGCGTCCGCGGCCAGCACCATGATGCCGTCGGAGGCCTCGGCTTCCAGGCCCAGCTCGGAGGCACCACAGATCATGCCGCGGGATTCGACACCGCGCAGTTTGGCCTTGCGAATCTTGAAGTCGCCCGGAAGCTTCGCGCCGACTTGAGCGAAGAGCACCTTCTGGCCAGCGGCGACATTCGGCGCACCACACACGACCTGCACCAGCGCACCGCTGCCATCATCCACCTGGCAAACATTGAGGCGATCGGCCTCCGGATGCGGTTGCTTGTCCTTGACCTCGGCCACGACCACACCGGTGAACTCACCGGCGACCGGTTCGATACCATCGACTTCCAGACCAGCCATGGTGACCTGATCGGCCAGCTGCTGGGTGCTCAGTTCCGGCGACACCCACTCACGCAGCCACTGTTCGGAAAATTTCATCTTGCTGTCCTGTTCCGTAAGTTCACGCCCTCAAGGCGCGATACGTGAATGAGTGCCTAGCTGAACTGGCGAAGGAAACGCAGGTCGTTCTCGAAGAACAACCGCAGGTCGTTGACGCCGTAACGCAACATCGCCAGACGCTCCGCGCCCATGCCGAAGGCGAAGCCGCGGAAGCGCTCGCTATCGATACCGGAGTGACGGAAGACTTCCGGATGCACCATGCCGCACCCCATCACCTCAAGCCAGCCGGTGTGGGAGCAGACACGACAGCCGTCACCGGCACACATCACGCACTGGATATCGACTTCGGCGGATGGCTCGGTGAACGGGAAGTAGGACGGACGGAAACGGACTTCCAGGTCATCACGCTCGAAGAAGGCATGCAGGAATTCTTCGACGGTACCCTTGAGGTCAGCGAAGCTGACATTCTCGTCGACCAGCAGCCCCTCGACCTGATGGAACATCGGGGTGTGGGTCAGATCGGAATCGCAGCGATAGACGCGACCCGGGCAGACGATACGCAGCGGCGGCTCGCTGGCCTTCATGCTGCGCACCTGCACCGGTGAGGTATGGGTGCGCAGAAGACGCGTGGCATCGAAATAGAAGGTGTCATGCATCGCGCGCGCCGGGTGGTGCGACGGAATGTTCAGCGCTTCGAAGTTGTGATGGTCATCTTCGATTTCCGGCCCTTCGGCCACACCGTAGCCGATGTGCGAGAAGAAGCTTTCGATACGCTCAAGCGTGCGGGTGACCGGGTGCAGGCCGCCTACCGGCTCACCACGGCCCGGCAGGGTCACATCGACGCGCTCAGCGGCAAGACGCGCATTGAGCGCCGCCGTTTCCAGCGTATTGCGACGTGCATCCAACTCGCCACTCAGCAGCTGCTTGGCTTCGTTGATGGTCTCACCGGCCTTGGGACGCTCTTCGGGGGACAGCTTGCCGAGGCCCTTGAGCAGTGCGGTGATCTCGCCCTTCTTGCCGAGAAAACGTACCCGTACCTCGTCGAGGGTCTGGACGTCTTCGGCCGCCTGGATCGCGGTGCGTGCTTCGTCCACCAGGGTGGAAAGATGTTCCATCCGTTCAGCTCCGATCGCTTGAGTCACTGGCGCGGCAATGTCCGCCACCAATGGAAGTCGCGCCGACCCGAGGGTCGGCAGGGAGAGCGCTCCGCCTGCGGTGAGTCACACAGACGATCGCGCCCTTGCCAGAGACCGGCCCACAACGCGGCCAATCCCGTTCATGTCACTGCTGACCCACCGCCGATTCTCTGACGGCAGGCCAAACAAAAACAGGGGAAGAGCGGCTGCTCTTCCCCTGTGACGTAACACGTCATCTCGATACCGCCTGAGTTGCCCAATGCAAGCATTCGACAGTCACTGCCCGATTCGCCGCCTGAGCGGCTCGCCGGGTCTGGGCGATATCTGATCCGGTCACTTACTGAGCAGCCTTGGCCTTCTCGACGATGGCAGCAAAGGCAGCTTTTTCGTGAACCGCGATATCGGCGAGGACCTTGCGGTCGATCTCGATATTGGCCTTCTTCAGGCCAGCGATGAAGCGGCTGTAGGACATGCCATTGATGCGGGCCGCAGCGTTGATACGCGCGATCCACAGGGCACGGAACTGACGCTTGCGGACACGACGGTCACGGTAAGCGTACTGGCCGGCCTTGATGACAGCCTGCTTGGCTACGCGGAAGACGCGTGAACGCGCTCCGTAGTAACCCTTGGCCTGCTTCATGATCTTCTTGTGACGGCGACGTGCGACGACGCCACGCTTGACGCGGGACATAGCGTACTCCTGATATTAAGAAAGTTGGACCGAGGTAAGGACGGCTTACAGGTTCGGCAGCATGCGCTGGATCAGCGCCTTGTCTGCAGCGTGAACCTGCTTCATGCCACGCAGCTGACGCTTACGCTTGGTCGACTTCTTGGTCAGGATGTGGCTACGGAAGGACTGCTTGTGCTTGAAGCCGTTGGCAGTCTTCTTGAAGCGCTTGGCAGCGCCGCGGTTAGTCTTGATCTTCGGCATGAGTATTAACTCCGCTCGGTTTCTTGAGAAAATCCAGGGCCGACAAAAAGAGCCACGCCCGCAGGCGTGACCCTGAAATGTCCGTTTTACTGCCTATGGATCACTTCTTTTTCGGCGCGAGAATCATGATCATCTGACGGCCTTCCATTTTCGGGAAGGACTCGACGGTCACGAGCTCCGAGAGATCGCCGGCGATCCGTTCCATCAGCTTACGGCCGATGTCCTGGTGCGCCATTTCGCGACCACGGAAGCGCAAGGTAACCTTACCCTTGTCTCCGCCTTCGATGAAGCGAGTCAGGTTGCGCAGCTTGACCTGATAATCGCCCTCATCGGTACCAGGACGGAATTTGACTTCCTTGACCTGGATCTGTTTCTGCTTCTTCTTCTGCAGATTCTTCTGTTTCTTCTCGTCGAAAAGAAACTTGCCGTAATCCATGATCTTGCAGACGATGGGATCGGCATTGGAAATCTGGACGAGGTCGAGCCCTGCCTCTTCGGCCTTGACAAGCGCATCTTTGGTTGACACTACGCCAACCTGCTCGCCATCTGCGTCGATGAGGCGGACTTCGTCCGCACGAATACGGTCATTGATGGGAGCCCGCTTTTCCTGGGGGCGTCCGCGCTGATTATTCCGCTTGATCGTTGCGTCTCCGTTTGGCTGAAATTCGTTACTGTCAGACCTGTTCTTCCTTCAGGCGTTCCATGAACTCTGAAACTTTCATGGTGCCGAGGTCTTCACCGGAACGGGTTCTGACAGCTACTGCATCAGCTTCCACTTCCTTGTCGCCAACGACGATGAGGTAAGGAACCTTCTGCAGAGTATGCTCACGGATTTTAAAGCCGATCTTCTCGTTCCTCAAGTCTGCTTTGACACGGATGTCATGTTTCTCGAGGCGGGAGACCAGATCCTTGGCATATTCTGCCTGGGAATCCGTGATATTCATTACGACAACCTGCTCCGGGGCGAGCCAGAATGGCATCGCGCCTGCGTGGTGCTCGATCAGGATGCCGAGGAAGCGCTCGAAGGAGCCGAGAATCGCGCGGTGCAACATGACCGGCATGCGACGCTCTCCACTTTCATCGACAAACTGGGCACTGAGACGCTCAGGCAGATTGAAGTCGAGCTGTAGAGTACCACACTGCCAGACACGATTCAGACAATCTCGCAGAGAGAATTCAATCTTTGGTCCATAGAAAGCGCCCTCACCCGGCTGCAGCTCCCACGGCAGGCCAGTCGCATCCAGTGCTGCCTGCAGACCGGCTTCGGCCTTGTCCCACGCTTCCGGCTCACCGATGAAGGATTCCGGACGGGTGGAGAGCTTCAGCTCGACATCTTCGAAGCCGAACTGACGATAGACTTCCAGCGTCAGACGGATGAAGTCCTCGGCCTCGGACTCGACCTGATTCTCGGTACAGAAGATGTGGGCGTCATCCTGGGTGAAGCCACGCACACGCATCAGGCCATGCAGAGAACCGGACGGCTCGTTGCGATGGCAGGAGCCGAACTCGGCCAGACGCAGCGGCAGATCACGGTAGCTCTTCAGGCCTTGATTGAAGACCTGGACGTGACACGGGCAGTTCATCGGCTTGACCGCGTATTCGCGCTTCTCGGACTCGGTGGTGAACATCAGCTCGTTGTAATGCCCCCAGTGCCCGGACTTCTTCCACAGCGAAAGGTCGACCACCTGCGGCGTCTTGATCTCCTGGTAGCCGTTGGCACGCTGGATACGGCGCATGTACTGCTCGAGCACCTGGTACATGGTCCAGCCATTCGGGTGCCAGAACACCATGCCCGGCGCTTCTTCCTGCATATGGAAGAGATCCAGCTTCTTGGCCAGCTTGCGGTGATCGCGCTTCTCGGCTTCCTCGAGACGCTTGAGGTAGGCCTTGAGCTGCTTCTTGTCCGGCCAGGCGGTGCCATAGATACGGGTCAGCATCGGCTTGGTGGAATCACCACGCCAGTAGGCACCGGCCAGCTTGAGCAGCTGGAAGTGCTTGAGGTGGCGGGTATTCGGCACGTGCGGGCCGCGGCACATGTCGGTGTATTCTTCGTGGTGGTAAAGGCGGATGGTGTCACCTTCGCCGATGCCCTCGATGATCTCCTGCTTGTACGGCTCATCGCGCTTATCAAAGGCGGCCATGGCCTGGTCACGCGAGACATACTCACGCACCACATCGTACTCGCTGTCGATCAGCTGCTTCATGCGTTTCTCGATGGTCTCGAGATCTTCCGGGGTGATCGAACGGCCGAAATCGATGTCGTAATAGAAACCGTCATCGATGACCGGGCCGATGGCCATCTTGGCCTCCGGGTAGAGCTGCTTGACGGCATGACCGATCAGGTGCGCGCAGGAGTGACGAATCACGTCCAGGCCTTCCGCATCACGCGCCGTGAGAATGGCGACGTTGGCGTCTTCGGTGATCATGTCAGCGGCATCGACCTCGACGCCATTGATCTTGCCGGCCACACAGGCCTTGGCAAGACCGGGGCCGATGGACTCGGCCAGCTGCATCACGGAAATCGGGGTATCGAAGGTACGCTGGCTGCCGTCAGGCAGAGTAACGATAGGCATGAAGAATTCCTTGCGTTCAGTGGTGGCCCTTACCAAGGGTCACGTGAAGCGAATTTGGCCGAACGCGGGGCGTCGGCTCGAAATGAGGGCAATGACGATCACACCCCTCACGTCATTGACCCCGGCCTACAATGCCTGGGGCGCCGCCCACTGCCCCATGCTGATCGAGCGACCAGGCAGGGTATGGACACATGACGCGGGAACATGAACGAGGCAAGACCTTAGCAGCCCGTTCAAAAGTCGTAAAGATACGCTTGGCCACTGAAGGTCATGCATGACAAGAACGCAGACGGGGCGCCCTGAGGCGCCCCGTCTGATTCAGCTTACCGCGATCGGCTTACTTGACTTCAGCAAGCTCGACACGACGGTTTTCGGCACGGCCTGCAGCGGTATCGTTGCTGGCGACCGGCTGCTCTTCACCGTAACCCACAGTCTGGATACGGTTGGCGCCAACACCTTCGGAAGCCAGGTAGGCCTTCACGGAGTCAGCACGCTTCTGAGACAGCTGCTTGTTGTAGGAGTCAGAACCCACGGAGTCAGTGTGACCTTCGACGCGAACGCGGACGTTCTCGTTGGAGACCAGCTTGGCCGCCACACCGTTCAGCACTTTCTCGGCGTTGGCAGTCAGCTTGGCGGAGTCGAACTCGAAGTTCACGTCACGCAGGACGAGGTCAGCGACGCAGCCCAGGGCATTGACCTTGGCACCGGCCGGGGTGTTCGGGCACTGGTCCTGGTAGTCCGGCACGCCGTCACCGTCGGAATCGAGCGGGCAGCCTTTCGCGTCAACAGTGACGCCGGCCGGGGTACCCGGGCACTGGTCCTTGTAGTCAGCAACGCCGTCACCGTCGGTGTCCAGCGGGCAGCCTTTCGCATCAACAGCGACGCCTGCCGGAGTCCCCGGGCATTCGTCACGGTCGTTCGGCACGCCGTCGCCATCGTCGTCCATGGACTTCGGAGCATCGTCTGCACACAGCAGTGCGCCAGCGGTCGCGCCGCCGACAGCACCCAGAGAAGCGCCGGTGTCTTCGTCGCTGTCGCCAGAGACGCCGTAACCAATCCCGCCACCGATCAGGCCACCGGCCAGACCGCAGACGAACGGCTGGCTGTACCAGGGCTTCTCAGCAGATGAAGACTGGGAAGCAGAGCTTGCGCAGCCAGACAGGCCAACAACCAATGCAGAACCCAGAACCAGGCCAGTCGTAGATCTTTTCATGTAAGACTCCTTCTTAACACAGCGCAATATGTAACGAGGGTGTTACGTATCGACTCAGTATAAGAGCCGAACTCGTTACGATGAAAGGAATTTTATTCAAATCTTCCTTTAAGAAGAAAGCACATGCAGGTGCGTCCTTCCAGCTCTGATCGGGTCTGTTTCCCTTGAAAACGGTACCGATCCTCAGGCATACGTTGAAGGAAAACAGTGTTTTTTGCAACGTCGAAAAACTTTGACACTAACTGTATCAGAATGGCGACGCTGTAAAACCCCTGTTTTACCCTCTTCCAAGGTGCTGGCGCACCAGCCCCTCGAAGATCTCGACGCCAGGCGTCAACAGCGTATCAGGAAAATCGTAATCGGGGTGGTGAAGCCCCGGCATTTCCTCACCAGCGCCAAATGTGAACATGGCGGCATGGCAGTCTCGTGCCAGCACGCCAAAGTCCTCGGACCAGCGATGCGCCTGAGGAAGTTCCACGCAATCAATACCTTGCTGTCGCGCTACACGGCGAATCATGTCATTCGCCTCGGGAGAATTCCAGGTCGCATCGAAGGTGTCACACCAGTCCACATCGATGCCCAGACGGTCTTCTTCCGCCTCGCTGCGCGCCAGTGAGACCGCCGCTTCAGCCAGTGCCTTCATCATGTCATCGCTTTCGGTGCGCAGGGTGACCATCACCTCGGCGTCGCCCGGCGAGGTGCCGAACGCGACCTCACCTAGCCGCGCATGGATCAGGGTCACCATCGCCAGTCCGGTCTCATCGGCAAATTGCAACGGCAGACGTGACAAGCCTTGCATGATGCGACACATGGCCATCGCCGGGCTGCGACCATTTTCCGGGTGAGCTGCATGCGCACAGAGCCCGGAAAGGCGCACGATCATGCCACGTGAAGCACAGGTGAAGGCATGGTCGCGCACACTGACCTCCCCGAGAGGGCGCCCCGGC
It includes:
- a CDS encoding amidohydrolase gives rise to the protein MNTTLSLLDTPLAELRHALHRSPELSGQEAATAACIAGWMREAGAEVVSGLGGHGLAAIFRGTAPGPRVMLRCELDALPIDETPRGDWSSCHPHVGHLCGHDGHMSWMLGVAQRLAASPVARGEVVLLFQPAEETGEGARAVVRSKAFAALKPDHLYSCHNLPGRPLGEVSVRDHAFTCASRGMIVRLSGLCAHAAHPENGRSPAMAMCRIMQGLSRLPLQFADETGLAMVTLIHARLGEVAFGTSPGDAEVMVTLRTESDDMMKALAEAAVSLARSEAEEDRLGIDVDWCDTFDATWNSPEANDMIRRVARQQGIDCVELPQAHRWSEDFGVLARDCHAAMFTFGAGEEMPGLHHPDYDFPDTLLTPGVEIFEGLVRQHLGRG